A window from Telopea speciosissima isolate NSW1024214 ecotype Mountain lineage chromosome 8, Tspe_v1, whole genome shotgun sequence encodes these proteins:
- the LOC122671063 gene encoding uncharacterized protein LOC122671063, which produces MATTSEAWVFKSLNKSSGSRRFVFKSFFQRLVEEKAFQLNKHKYSSDASRTYKLGVLS; this is translated from the coding sequence ATGGCGACTACCTCCGAGGCTTGGGTTTTCAAGTCTCTCAATAAATCATCTGGTTCTAGGCGCTTTGTGTTCAAGAGTTTCTTTCAGCGACTCGTAGAAGAGAAGGCGTTCCAATTAAATAAGCACAAGTACAGTAGTGATGCTTCAAGGACATACAAGCTTGGTGTTCTATCTTGA